One window from the genome of Deltaproteobacteria bacterium encodes:
- a CDS encoding chorismate synthase translates to MSVKGRHDVATIPRIVPVCEAMVDIVLADHLLRQKAIEG, encoded by the coding sequence ATCAGCGTCAAGGGAAGGCACGATGTGGCAACGATCCCGCGCATCGTGCCCGTCTGCGAAGCGATGGTGGATATAGTGCTTGCTGATCATCTGTTGAGACAGAAAGCGATAGAGGGATGA
- a CDS encoding CsgG/HfaB family protein, protein MKKRMMALIVFLLTFVVISGTLAAEKPRIGVLRFTNNTHAGWWHGGMGSELQDMLIAELASTKSFTIVERKELEGVVSEQKLGASGLVRKETAPEIGKLTGARWLISATVTSFEENTGGKDAGFSLMGVSVGGNKGKAYMAVDLKVMDTNTGEIADVRTVEATSESTGMRLGLNLSFFSGNIGEKAKTPTAKAIRGCVVEIANYLECSMIQGKESSCMKEFDEKDSKRKQKTRDAIKLD, encoded by the coding sequence ATGAAGAAAAGAATGATGGCGCTGATTGTATTTTTACTCACCTTTGTTGTTATTTCCGGCACTCTGGCAGCCGAAAAACCCCGGATCGGCGTGCTGCGGTTCACGAACAACACCCATGCGGGCTGGTGGCATGGCGGCATGGGGTCGGAGCTCCAGGATATGCTGATCGCTGAACTGGCCAGCACGAAATCCTTTACCATCGTCGAACGGAAGGAACTGGAAGGCGTCGTCAGCGAACAGAAGCTGGGTGCTTCCGGCCTGGTACGGAAAGAGACCGCCCCGGAGATCGGCAAGCTGACAGGCGCCCGGTGGCTCATCTCAGCAACCGTAACCTCTTTTGAAGAGAATACGGGCGGCAAGGATGCCGGGTTTTCCCTGATGGGAGTTTCCGTCGGCGGCAACAAGGGCAAGGCCTATATGGCCGTTGACTTAAAGGTGATGGATACGAACACCGGCGAAATCGCCGATGTGAGAACCGTTGAAGCCACCTCCGAATCCACGGGCATGCGGCTGGGTCTGAACCTGAGCTTCTTCTCCGGAAATATCGGCGAAAAGGCAAAAACTCCCACCGCGAAGGCCATAAGAGGCTGCGTTGTGGAAATTGCCAATTACCTGGAATGTTCTATGATCCAAGGGAAAGAGAGCAGCTGCATGAAGGAGTTTGACGAAAAGGATAGCAAAAGAAAGCAGAAAACAAGAGACGCCATCAAATTAGACTGA